The following proteins are co-located in the Syngnathus scovelli strain Florida chromosome 5, RoL_Ssco_1.2, whole genome shotgun sequence genome:
- the fam83gb gene encoding protein FAM83G isoform X1 — protein MALSQIQCLDDHHVNWRVCQSKPEFFYSEDQRLALEKLITQGRGAFTDYLREKNVREFLSEHELERITHTAELYRPGHEHYLKPETPGGHAGNTTPGSGEDGALDGQVSLQYWPDRSEASVAELDLGWPEAISYRGVTRVNVYTQPPADGQSHIKEVVRKSIASANKVIAVVMDAFTDVDIFRDLLDAAYRRKVPVYIIIDTGAVSSFLSMCGRADMHRGHLKNLRVRCCGGVEFFTRSAQKVRGSLSQRFLLVDGDRAISGSYSFTWSSSRLDRNLITVITGQAMETFDFQFRELFLLSRSVSLSKVPMVDEPVPDPLPQAAPVAVPASVAKKLINPKYALVATGTHTSTTSSDQNSSNKNSQVPVGLKIRKGRLKGLSEEPQIHPALVNMEKAYLIPYLPTWPDPDPPSDVIGFINIRDEKLAHQVHLQRSERFAVSQAIRFSSSLTQPTEEVKGDVQPAPGDASAPKSAPNKERQEEATPNKDGEDETDSRGVSQQQPDPLLTQETQQTHAASAEPQPTDNSGETPEAPPAGPPIPKRRTLHLVIDPSPSDQPIETQVTLVKIDDTPSANNTLPGLAHVAPKEEGADSGSNDNGSQDSTKVMCDRAGAQAPSSASTVSEEEYYDCAQQQQPADPLADRVSTGSGRGHRLMDGVNMMARLSQSMLDLREPPAQTEDSAALIRQSQQLRRQGYRSPHRRLGQLFSSSRSPGRDGRLRGTKVVIAKPGSFYRPQRAINPVIGGHRYWHGQTLQPDAALMRADTRSSRSPRRHSPGYKKGANTSSPLRAANPSGEIAPMSKLNNLKHLKVRGGTSQKKMSQNSSNKASR, from the exons ATGGCGTTGTCTCAAATCCAATGCCTAGACGACCATCACGTCAACTGGCGTGTTTGCCAGAGCAAGCCGGAGTTCTTCTATAGTGAGGACCAGCGGTTGGCTTTGGAGAAGCTCATCACCCAGGGCCGTGGTGCGTTCACGGACTACCTCCGCGAGAAAAACGTGCGGGAGTTCCTATCAGAACACGAGTTGGAGCGGATCACCCACACGGCCGAGCTTTACCGGCCCGGGCACGAGCACTACCTAAAACCCGAGACCCCCGGTGGACACGCGGGGAATACAACCCCAGGATCCGGAGAAGATGGAGCATTGGACGGGCAAGTCTCGCTCCAATACTGGCCGGACCGGTCTGAGGCCTCGGTGGCGGAGCTGGACCTCGGTTGGCCTGAAGCGATCTCGTACCGTGGGGTGACGCGCGTGAACGTGTACACGCAGCCCCCCGCTGACGGTCAATCGCACATTAAGGAGGTCGTGCGCAAGAGCATCGCTTCAGCAAATAAG GTGATAGCCGTGGTGATGGACGCCTTCACTGACGTGGACATATTCCGAGACCTGCTGGACGCCGCTTACAGACGGAAAGTTCCCGTCTACATAATCATCGACACGGGAGCGGTGTCCTCGTTTCTTTCCATGTGTGGCCGAGCTGATATGCATCGCGGTCATCTAAAG AATCTTCGCGTGCGCTGCTGTGGCGGCGTGGAGTTCTTCACACGCTCAGCTCAAAAGGTTCGTGGGTCCCTGAGCCAGAGGTTCCTCCTGGTAGATGGAGATAGAGCCATCTCCGGTTCATACAG CTTCACGTGGTCCTCATCCCGCTTGGACCGTAACCTCATCACGGTGATCACTGGACAGGCCATGGAGACCTTTGACTTCCAGTTTCGGGAACTGTTCCTCCTTTCACGGAGCGTGTCTCTCAGTAAGGTTCCCATGGTGGACGAACCCGTTCCCGACCCGCTCCCTCAGGCCGCCCctgttgcggtgcctgcctccgttGCGAAGAAGCTCATCAACCCCAAGTACGCGTTGGTTGCCACGGGAACGCACACAAGCACCACGTCTTCGGACCAGAACTCCAGCAACAAGAACTCACAGGTTCCCGTTGGGTTAAAAATTCGTAAGGGGCGTCTGAAGGGGCTTTCCGAGGAGCCGCAGATACATCCGGCGTTGGTCAACATGGAGAAAGCCTACCTGATCCCATACCTCCCCACCTGGCCGGACCCGGACCCGCCGAGTGACGTGATAGGTTTCATCAACATCAGGGATGAAAAACTTGCTCATCAGGTTCACTTGCAGAGGTCCGAGCGTTTTGCGGTCAGTCAGGCCATTCGGTTCAGCTCTTCGCTGACTCAGCCTACTGAGGAGGTGAAAGGTGACGTGCAACCTGCGCCCGGTGACGCCTCGGCTCCTAAGAGTGCGCCCAACAAGGAGCGGCAGGAAGAAGCAACTCCAAATAAAGACGGTGAGGACGAAACAGATTCCAGAGGGGTCTCGCAGCAGCAGCCCGATCCACTTCTCACGCAGGAGACACAACAAACACACGCCGCCTCTGCAGAACCTCAGCCGACGGACAACTCCGGAGAAACTCCAGAAGCGCCACCAGCAGGACCTCCCATCCCTAAACGGCGAACGCTACACTTAGTCATAGACCCCTCCCCCTCAGACCAGCCCATCGAAACACAGGTCACTCTCGTTAAAATCGACGACACACCTAGCGCCAACAACACCCTGCCCGGTCTAGCCCACGTCGCCCCCAAGGAGGAGGGCGCCGACTCGGGCAGCAACGACAACGGCAGCCAGGACAGCACCAAGGTCATGTGCGACCGAGCGGGGGCCCAAGCCCCGTCCAGCGCTTCCACGGTGTCCGAGGAGGAGTACTACGACTGCGCCCAGCAACAGCAGCCCGCCGACCCGCTGGCCGACAGGGTGAGCACGGGGTCCGGCCGTGGCCACCGGCTTATGGATGGCGTCAACATGATGGCCCGCCTCTCTCAGAGCATGCTGGACCTGCGGGAGCCCCCAGCCCAGACGGAGGACAGCGCAGCGCTCATCCGCCAGTCGCAGCAACTCCGCAGGCAGGGCTACAGATCACCGCACCGACGCTTAGGACAG TTGTTCTCCTCTTCAAGATCTCCCGGTCGCGATGGGAGGCTGAGAGGCACAAAAGTCGTCATTGCCAAACCGGGGAGCTTCTATCGCCCGCAGCGAGCCATCAACCCCGTGATCGGAGGTCATCGTTACTGGCACGGACAAACGCTACAACCGGACGCCGCCCTCATGCGAGCCGACACACGATCCAGCCGCTCACCGCGCCGCCACAGCCCGGGCTACAAAAAGGGGGCTAACACTTCCTCGCCATTGCGGGCAGCCAATCCTTCTGGAGAAATCGCACCTATGTCCAAGCTGAACAATTTGAAACATCTAAAGGTACGAGGTGGAACCTCACAGAAGAAGATGTCTCAAAATAGCAGCAACAAGGCCTCCAGGTAG
- the LOC125968371 gene encoding GRB2-related adapter protein-like isoform X2, translated as MEAVALFSFVASEADELSFQKGDIVKVTEMEEDSCWFAGEIGGKRGYVPENYISLLPHPWFAGRVSRLEAERRLHWRDSGMFVVRESESAPGEFSLSVSYGDRVEHFRVLEGGGQYCIWDESFSSLNRLVDFYRTHSIAVEKMVCLRDPPSDMSHRQSSHTGRNPYPNPYKSTSLESLPSARLHGPHPLRESSSMQLLEQVLAKPRLGHALCDYFPPHTTHLHFLRGDLIDLLDCSSSRCWRGRCRGRVGVFPPQYVQPLYH; from the exons ATGGAGGCTGTGGCACTTTTCTCCTTCGTCGCATCCGAAGCGGACGAGCTCAGCTTCCAGAAAGGGGACATCGTCAAG GTGACCGAAATGGAGGAGGATTCTTGCTGGTTCGCAGGAGAGATCGGAGGCAAAAGGGGCTACGTGCCGGAGAACTACATTTCTCTTCTGCCTCATCC GTGGTTCGCAGGCCGGGTTTCGAGATTGGAGGCGGAGCGCCGGCTGCACTGGAGGGACAGCGGCATGTTTGTGGTCAGGGAGAGCGAGTCAGCTCCTGGAGAGTTCTCCCTCTCCGTTAG CTATGGTGATAGGGTGGAGCATTTCCGAGTGCTGGAGGGGGGCGGTCAGTACTGCATCTGGGACGAGTCCTTCAGTTCCCTTAACCGGCTGGTGGACTTCTACAGGACTCACAGCATCGCTGTGGAGAAGATGGTCTGCCTCCGAGACCCTCCCTCGGACATGTCCCACCGCCAGAGCTCCCACACTGGCCGTAACCCTTATCCCAACCCGTACAAAAGCACCTCTCTGGAGTCCCTCCCTTCGGCTCGCCTCCATGGCCCTCATCCCTTGAGAGAGTCGTCCTCCATGCAGCTGCTGGAACAGGTTTTGGCG AAACCTCGCCTGGGTCATGCCCTGTGTGACTACTTTCCGCCGCACACCACCCACCTTCACTTCCTCCGTGGTGACCTCATCGACCTGCTGGACTGCTCCAGTTCAAGGTGCTGGAGGGGCCGCTGTCGCGGACGGGTCGGGGTCTTTCCGCCGCAATACGTCCAGCCGTTGTACCACTGA
- the LOC125968371 gene encoding GRB2-related adapter protein-like isoform X1: MEAVALFSFVASEADELSFQKGDIVKVTEMEEDSCWFAGEIGGKRGYVPENYISLLPHPWFAGRVSRLEAERRLHWRDSGMFVVRESESAPGEFSLSVSYGDRVEHFRVLEGGGQYCIWDESFSSLNRLVDFYRTHSIAVEKMVCLRDPPSDMSHRQSSHTGRNPYPNPYKSTSLESLPSARLHGPHPLRESSSMQLLEQVLAKPRLGHALCDYFPPHTTHLHFLRGDLIDLLDCSSSRNNMNKPPSPSRRLVEFAVPVVDIGWRSTTSGRGRMYSP; this comes from the exons ATGGAGGCTGTGGCACTTTTCTCCTTCGTCGCATCCGAAGCGGACGAGCTCAGCTTCCAGAAAGGGGACATCGTCAAG GTGACCGAAATGGAGGAGGATTCTTGCTGGTTCGCAGGAGAGATCGGAGGCAAAAGGGGCTACGTGCCGGAGAACTACATTTCTCTTCTGCCTCATCC GTGGTTCGCAGGCCGGGTTTCGAGATTGGAGGCGGAGCGCCGGCTGCACTGGAGGGACAGCGGCATGTTTGTGGTCAGGGAGAGCGAGTCAGCTCCTGGAGAGTTCTCCCTCTCCGTTAG CTATGGTGATAGGGTGGAGCATTTCCGAGTGCTGGAGGGGGGCGGTCAGTACTGCATCTGGGACGAGTCCTTCAGTTCCCTTAACCGGCTGGTGGACTTCTACAGGACTCACAGCATCGCTGTGGAGAAGATGGTCTGCCTCCGAGACCCTCCCTCGGACATGTCCCACCGCCAGAGCTCCCACACTGGCCGTAACCCTTATCCCAACCCGTACAAAAGCACCTCTCTGGAGTCCCTCCCTTCGGCTCGCCTCCATGGCCCTCATCCCTTGAGAGAGTCGTCCTCCATGCAGCTGCTGGAACAGGTTTTGGCG AAACCTCGCCTGGGTCATGCCCTGTGTGACTACTTTCCGCCGCACACCACCCACCTTCACTTCCTCCGTGGTGACCTCATCGACCTGCTGGACTGCTCCAGTTCAAG GAATAACATGAACAAACCCCCTTCCCCTTCTCGGCGGTTAGTAGAGTTTGCGGTTCCTGTTGTAGATATTGGCTGGCGCTCAACGACATCGGGGCGAGGCAGGATGTATTCGCCCTAA
- the fam83gb gene encoding protein FAM83G isoform X2: protein MALSQIQCLDDHHVNWRVCQSKPEFFYSEDQRLALEKLITQGRGAFTDYLREKNVREFLSEHELERITHTAELYRPGHEHYLKPETPGGHAGNTTPGSGEDGALDGQVSLQYWPDRSEASVAELDLGWPEAISYRGVTRVNVYTQPPADGQSHIKEVVRKSIASANKVIAVVMDAFTDVDIFRDLLDAAYRRKVPVYIIIDTGAVSSFLSMCGRADMHRGHLKNLRVRCCGGVEFFTRSAQKVRGSLSQRFLLVDGDRAISGSYSFTWSSSRLDRNLITVITGQAMETFDFQFRELFLLSRSVSLSKVPMVDEPVPDPLPQAAPVAVPASVAKKLINPKYALVATGTHTSTTSSDQNSSNKNSQVPVGLKIRKGRLKGLSEEPQIHPALVNMEKAYLIPYLPTWPDPDPPSDVIGFINIRDEKLAHQVHLQRSERFAVSQAIRFSSSLTQPTEEVKGDVQPAPGDASAPKSAPNKERQEEATPNKDGEDETDSRGVSQQQPDPLLTQETQQTHAASAEPQPTDNSGETPEAPPAGPPIPKRRTLHLVIDPSPSDQPIETQVTLVKIDDTPSANNTLPGLAHVAPKEEGADSGSNDNGSQDSTKVMCDRAGAQAPSSASTVSEEEYYDCAQQQQPADPLADRSMLDLREPPAQTEDSAALIRQSQQLRRQGYRSPHRRLGQLFSSSRSPGRDGRLRGTKVVIAKPGSFYRPQRAINPVIGGHRYWHGQTLQPDAALMRADTRSSRSPRRHSPGYKKGANTSSPLRAANPSGEIAPMSKLNNLKHLKVRGGTSQKKMSQNSSNKASR from the exons ATGGCGTTGTCTCAAATCCAATGCCTAGACGACCATCACGTCAACTGGCGTGTTTGCCAGAGCAAGCCGGAGTTCTTCTATAGTGAGGACCAGCGGTTGGCTTTGGAGAAGCTCATCACCCAGGGCCGTGGTGCGTTCACGGACTACCTCCGCGAGAAAAACGTGCGGGAGTTCCTATCAGAACACGAGTTGGAGCGGATCACCCACACGGCCGAGCTTTACCGGCCCGGGCACGAGCACTACCTAAAACCCGAGACCCCCGGTGGACACGCGGGGAATACAACCCCAGGATCCGGAGAAGATGGAGCATTGGACGGGCAAGTCTCGCTCCAATACTGGCCGGACCGGTCTGAGGCCTCGGTGGCGGAGCTGGACCTCGGTTGGCCTGAAGCGATCTCGTACCGTGGGGTGACGCGCGTGAACGTGTACACGCAGCCCCCCGCTGACGGTCAATCGCACATTAAGGAGGTCGTGCGCAAGAGCATCGCTTCAGCAAATAAG GTGATAGCCGTGGTGATGGACGCCTTCACTGACGTGGACATATTCCGAGACCTGCTGGACGCCGCTTACAGACGGAAAGTTCCCGTCTACATAATCATCGACACGGGAGCGGTGTCCTCGTTTCTTTCCATGTGTGGCCGAGCTGATATGCATCGCGGTCATCTAAAG AATCTTCGCGTGCGCTGCTGTGGCGGCGTGGAGTTCTTCACACGCTCAGCTCAAAAGGTTCGTGGGTCCCTGAGCCAGAGGTTCCTCCTGGTAGATGGAGATAGAGCCATCTCCGGTTCATACAG CTTCACGTGGTCCTCATCCCGCTTGGACCGTAACCTCATCACGGTGATCACTGGACAGGCCATGGAGACCTTTGACTTCCAGTTTCGGGAACTGTTCCTCCTTTCACGGAGCGTGTCTCTCAGTAAGGTTCCCATGGTGGACGAACCCGTTCCCGACCCGCTCCCTCAGGCCGCCCctgttgcggtgcctgcctccgttGCGAAGAAGCTCATCAACCCCAAGTACGCGTTGGTTGCCACGGGAACGCACACAAGCACCACGTCTTCGGACCAGAACTCCAGCAACAAGAACTCACAGGTTCCCGTTGGGTTAAAAATTCGTAAGGGGCGTCTGAAGGGGCTTTCCGAGGAGCCGCAGATACATCCGGCGTTGGTCAACATGGAGAAAGCCTACCTGATCCCATACCTCCCCACCTGGCCGGACCCGGACCCGCCGAGTGACGTGATAGGTTTCATCAACATCAGGGATGAAAAACTTGCTCATCAGGTTCACTTGCAGAGGTCCGAGCGTTTTGCGGTCAGTCAGGCCATTCGGTTCAGCTCTTCGCTGACTCAGCCTACTGAGGAGGTGAAAGGTGACGTGCAACCTGCGCCCGGTGACGCCTCGGCTCCTAAGAGTGCGCCCAACAAGGAGCGGCAGGAAGAAGCAACTCCAAATAAAGACGGTGAGGACGAAACAGATTCCAGAGGGGTCTCGCAGCAGCAGCCCGATCCACTTCTCACGCAGGAGACACAACAAACACACGCCGCCTCTGCAGAACCTCAGCCGACGGACAACTCCGGAGAAACTCCAGAAGCGCCACCAGCAGGACCTCCCATCCCTAAACGGCGAACGCTACACTTAGTCATAGACCCCTCCCCCTCAGACCAGCCCATCGAAACACAGGTCACTCTCGTTAAAATCGACGACACACCTAGCGCCAACAACACCCTGCCCGGTCTAGCCCACGTCGCCCCCAAGGAGGAGGGCGCCGACTCGGGCAGCAACGACAACGGCAGCCAGGACAGCACCAAGGTCATGTGCGACCGAGCGGGGGCCCAAGCCCCGTCCAGCGCTTCCACGGTGTCCGAGGAGGAGTACTACGACTGCGCCCAGCAACAGCAGCCCGCCGACCCGCTGGCCGACAGG AGCATGCTGGACCTGCGGGAGCCCCCAGCCCAGACGGAGGACAGCGCAGCGCTCATCCGCCAGTCGCAGCAACTCCGCAGGCAGGGCTACAGATCACCGCACCGACGCTTAGGACAG TTGTTCTCCTCTTCAAGATCTCCCGGTCGCGATGGGAGGCTGAGAGGCACAAAAGTCGTCATTGCCAAACCGGGGAGCTTCTATCGCCCGCAGCGAGCCATCAACCCCGTGATCGGAGGTCATCGTTACTGGCACGGACAAACGCTACAACCGGACGCCGCCCTCATGCGAGCCGACACACGATCCAGCCGCTCACCGCGCCGCCACAGCCCGGGCTACAAAAAGGGGGCTAACACTTCCTCGCCATTGCGGGCAGCCAATCCTTCTGGAGAAATCGCACCTATGTCCAAGCTGAACAATTTGAAACATCTAAAGGTACGAGGTGGAACCTCACAGAAGAAGATGTCTCAAAATAGCAGCAACAAGGCCTCCAGGTAG